A window from Thiomonas sp. FB-Cd encodes these proteins:
- a CDS encoding secretin N-terminal domain-containing protein, with protein sequence MSTKRVPLDSKPKRLPGRALPALLLALAGLLPPPAWATPPRSQREASSQKPMTINLVNAEIASAVQAVAAATGRNFIVDPRVKGQITLQFEKPVSPQHVYLALLTQLRLAGYAVVEHEGVFKVVPEADARLQTTPVGVGNTLGAIPGRGDQVVTQIFQLRNQGANNLLPVLRPLISPNNTINVDPGSNALVITDYADNMKRLARIIAGLDVPTGSEVDVVPLRYAVASELAPTLQKLIDMQAGSTPGAPGAPAAVTSANGMRAVVLPESSSNALIIRAANGAQLMQIEQMVKKLDRPDDTDNIHVVYLHNANAADLARTLRGVLAATGGSLGSTSGGRSGRSTQQTIGQSSAPSTQQGMSSGSSATSPGLGQTPEFAQLQGSETVTLPEGGRCTPTRP encoded by the coding sequence ATGAGCACGAAGCGTGTACCACTCGACTCGAAGCCGAAACGCCTCCCCGGCCGCGCTCTCCCAGCGCTGCTGCTGGCCCTGGCCGGGTTATTGCCCCCGCCCGCCTGGGCCACGCCGCCCCGATCGCAGCGGGAGGCGAGCAGCCAGAAGCCAATGACCATCAATCTGGTGAACGCCGAGATCGCCAGCGCCGTGCAAGCGGTGGCTGCCGCGACCGGCCGCAATTTCATTGTCGATCCGCGCGTGAAGGGGCAGATCACACTGCAGTTCGAAAAACCGGTGTCCCCGCAGCATGTGTATCTCGCGTTGCTGACACAGTTGCGTCTGGCTGGCTACGCGGTCGTGGAGCACGAGGGTGTGTTCAAGGTCGTGCCCGAAGCCGATGCGCGCCTGCAGACCACGCCGGTGGGCGTGGGTAACACTTTGGGAGCCATTCCCGGGCGGGGCGACCAGGTGGTGACGCAAATCTTTCAGCTGCGCAACCAGGGGGCCAACAATCTGCTGCCCGTGCTGCGACCGCTGATCTCGCCCAACAACACCATCAATGTGGATCCTGGCAGCAATGCGCTGGTCATCACCGATTATGCGGACAACATGAAACGTCTGGCGCGCATCATTGCGGGCCTGGACGTACCCACGGGCAGTGAGGTGGACGTCGTGCCGTTGCGCTACGCGGTGGCCTCGGAGCTGGCGCCCACGCTGCAAAAGCTCATTGACATGCAGGCCGGCTCGACCCCAGGCGCGCCGGGTGCACCGGCTGCCGTCACGAGTGCCAACGGCATGCGCGCGGTGGTGCTGCCGGAGAGCAGCAGCAATGCGCTCATCATCCGCGCGGCCAATGGTGCGCAACTCATGCAGATCGAGCAGATGGTCAAGAAGCTCGATCGGCCGGATGACACGGACAACATTCATGTCGTCTACCTGCATAACGCCAATGCCGCCGACCTGGCGCGCACCTTGCGCGGCGTGCTGGCTGCAACTGGCGGCAGCCTGGGCTCCACGAGCGGGGGACGAAGCGGCCGCAGCACCCAACAAACGATCGGCCAAAGCAGCGCGCCCTCGACCCAGCAGGGCATGAGCAGCGGCAGCAGTGCCACCAGCCCCGGGCTGGGACAGACGCCGGAGTTCGCGCAATTGCAGGGTAGCGAGACCGTCACGCTTCCCGAGGGGGGTCGGTGCACGCCGACACGGCCCTGA
- the gspE gene encoding type II secretion system ATPase GspE: protein MSSRYPLPYAFCRDQSLLAEQDGSRLKLWVSEATRAAGLAEVQRAHAVQALERITATELQQRIGAAYAARDGSAAEVVSEVEGDVDLSRLMQDLPAVEDLLETADDAPIIRMLNVLFTQAARDGASDIHIEPYEQSSVVRFRVDGTLRDVVRPNKALHGALISRVKILAQLDIAEKRMPQDGRISLRIGGRALDVRVSTLPCAHGERAVMRLLDKSAAKLDLRVVGMAEDMLSQFDGLVRHPHGLLLVTGPTGSGKTTTLYSTLARLDAATTNIMTVEDPIEYDLPGIGQTQVNPRIDLTFARALRAILRQDPDVVMIGEIRDFETAQIAIQASLTGHLVLATLHTNDSPSAVTRLIDMGVEPFLLASSLLGVLAQRLVRRLCPACKRPAADGKAYEPVGCDACNHSGYTGRTGVFELLVANDAIRAAVHERASEAELRRLAGLTGMRTMRDDGMRWVQAGETSLAELMRVTRE from the coding sequence GTGTCTTCGCGTTATCCACTGCCTTATGCGTTTTGCCGGGATCAGTCGCTGCTCGCCGAGCAGGACGGCTCCCGGCTCAAGCTCTGGGTGAGTGAGGCCACGCGCGCCGCAGGTCTGGCTGAGGTGCAGCGCGCGCATGCGGTCCAGGCGCTAGAGCGCATCACGGCCACGGAACTCCAGCAGCGCATCGGCGCTGCCTACGCGGCGCGCGATGGCAGCGCTGCCGAGGTGGTCAGCGAGGTCGAAGGCGATGTTGATCTGTCGCGCCTGATGCAGGATCTGCCCGCGGTGGAGGATCTGTTGGAGACCGCGGATGACGCGCCCATCATCCGCATGCTCAACGTGCTGTTCACCCAGGCCGCGCGTGATGGCGCCAGCGACATCCACATTGAGCCCTACGAGCAGAGTTCGGTGGTGCGCTTCCGCGTGGACGGCACCTTGCGTGACGTCGTGCGCCCGAACAAGGCGCTGCACGGTGCGCTCATCTCGCGCGTGAAGATTCTGGCCCAGCTCGACATCGCCGAAAAGCGCATGCCACAGGATGGGCGCATTTCCTTGCGCATCGGTGGACGTGCACTGGATGTGCGCGTGTCCACTTTGCCGTGCGCGCACGGCGAACGCGCAGTCATGCGGCTTCTGGACAAGTCGGCGGCGAAGCTCGATCTGCGCGTGGTGGGGATGGCTGAAGACATGCTGAGTCAGTTTGATGGGCTGGTGCGCCACCCGCACGGCCTGCTTCTGGTGACCGGACCCACCGGGAGCGGCAAGACCACCACACTGTATTCGACGCTCGCGCGCCTGGACGCTGCAACCACCAACATCATGACGGTGGAAGACCCCATTGAGTACGACCTGCCCGGCATCGGCCAGACGCAGGTCAATCCCCGCATCGACCTGACCTTCGCACGCGCCCTTCGCGCGATCTTGCGCCAGGACCCTGATGTGGTGATGATTGGCGAAATCCGCGATTTCGAGACCGCGCAGATCGCCATCCAGGCCTCGCTCACCGGCCACCTGGTGCTGGCCACGCTGCATACCAACGATTCGCCCTCAGCGGTCACGCGCCTCATCGACATGGGCGTGGAGCCCTTCCTGCTGGCGTCATCCCTCCTGGGCGTACTGGCCCAGCGCCTCGTGCGCCGGCTCTGCCCCGCCTGCAAGCGCCCCGCGGCCGATGGCAAGGCCTACGAGCCTGTGGGATGCGACGCGTGCAACCACTCGGGCTATACGGGGCGCACCGGCGTGTTCGAACTTCTGGTGGCCAACGACGCCATCCGCGCGGCAGTGCACGAACGCGCCAGCGAAGCCGAGCTGCGAAGACTGGCCGGTCTGACCGGCATGCGCACGATGCGCGACGATGGCATGCGCTGGGTGCAGGCGGGCGAAACCTCCTTGGCCGAATTGATGCGGGTGACACGAGAGTGA
- a CDS encoding RNA-guided endonuclease TnpB family protein: MQVKRAYRFRFYPTPEQVDALARTFGCARFAYNHMLRLRSDAWMQRQERVGYHETSAALTALKKTPEHAWLNEVSSVPVQQALRHLNTAFSNFFAKRARYPSFKRKDGPQAAEYTTSAFRWDAGRRELRLAKMDAPLDIRWSRTLPQAAKLTTVTISRDAAGRYFASMLCDDVVTSRKAASGQVGIDLGLTHFAILSSGEKVASPKAFRRCEARLAVRQRRLARAKLGSKNRAKLKLKVAALHAHITDARRDFLHKLSTRLISENQVIAVETLSVSNMQRNHCLAKSISDAGWSEFVRQLEYKAQWNGRTLIGIDRWYPSSKTCSACGHVQGRMPLSVREWTCPECGTRHDRDVNAARNVLAAGLAVAAHGETVSPVLL; this comes from the coding sequence ATGCAGGTCAAGCGCGCCTATCGCTTTCGCTTCTACCCGACGCCCGAGCAAGTTGACGCACTGGCTCGAACCTTCGGGTGCGCACGCTTCGCTTACAACCACATGTTGCGACTGCGCAGCGACGCCTGGATGCAGCGCCAGGAGCGCGTGGGCTACCACGAAACCTCCGCCGCGCTGACTGCGCTGAAAAAGACGCCCGAGCATGCGTGGCTGAACGAAGTCAGCAGCGTGCCCGTGCAGCAGGCGCTGCGGCACCTGAACACCGCGTTCTCGAACTTCTTCGCCAAGCGAGCCCGGTACCCGTCCTTCAAGCGCAAGGACGGGCCGCAGGCGGCCGAGTACACCACCAGCGCATTCCGATGGGACGCGGGCCGGCGCGAGTTGCGTCTGGCGAAGATGGACGCGCCGCTGGACATCCGCTGGTCGCGCACCTTGCCACAGGCGGCCAAGCTCACGACCGTGACCATCTCCAGGGATGCGGCCGGTCGGTACTTCGCCTCGATGCTGTGCGACGACGTGGTCACGTCCAGGAAGGCCGCATCCGGCCAAGTCGGCATCGACCTGGGGCTCACCCACTTCGCGATCCTCTCCAGTGGCGAGAAGGTCGCATCCCCCAAGGCCTTTCGCCGCTGCGAAGCGCGACTGGCCGTGCGCCAGCGCCGGCTGGCGCGAGCCAAGCTCGGCTCGAAGAACCGGGCGAAGTTGAAGTTGAAAGTTGCTGCGCTGCATGCGCACATCACGGACGCGCGCAGGGACTTCCTGCACAAGCTCTCGACCCGACTGATCAGCGAAAACCAAGTGATCGCCGTCGAGACGCTGTCCGTGTCGAACATGCAGCGCAACCACTGCTTGGCGAAGTCGATCAGCGATGCAGGCTGGTCAGAGTTCGTCAGGCAGCTTGAGTACAAGGCGCAGTGGAATGGGCGCACGCTGATTGGCATTGACCGCTGGTACCCGAGCAGCAAGACCTGCTCGGCCTGCGGCCATGTGCAAGGCAGGATGCCGCTCAGCGTGCGCGAATGGACGTGCCCGGAGTGCGGCACGCGCCACGATCGCGACGTGAACGCAGCGCGCAATGTATTGGCCGCAGGACTTGCGGTAGCAGCCCATGGAGAGACTGTCAGTCCTGTGTTGCTGTAA
- the gspF gene encoding type II secretion system inner membrane protein GspF produces the protein MPAYRFIALDATAVEQRGVLEADSARGARGMLRARGLIPIEVDAIIPEAASSQVRRFKRRLLAPQELALFTRQLAGLLVSGLPLERALAALAEDADRAEVGHMMSAIKSEVAGGHSLAMALSQHPREFSPIYRALIAAGEDSGNLGTVLASLADYLESSQALRGKLIQAMAYPAIVVVVAITVVVLLLTYVVPQVVGVFQGAHQKLPILTRGLIAVSDFLRHWGWGIVVLLVAGGVLAQQALKLPGPRAALDGFLLRSPLLGRLVRGLNTARFASTLAILTAAGVPILRALQAAIDTLSNTVLKADAQEALALVREGSTLSAALALHKRFPPVLITFIRLGEQTGTLPQMLDRAAEQHGQEVQRRAFTLVTILEPLLILGMGVLVLVIVMAVMLPIIQLNNLVK, from the coding sequence ATGCCTGCGTACCGGTTCATCGCCCTGGATGCCACTGCGGTCGAGCAGCGTGGGGTGCTCGAAGCCGACAGCGCGCGCGGCGCACGCGGCATGCTTCGCGCACGCGGTCTGATCCCCATTGAAGTCGATGCGATCATCCCGGAGGCGGCGTCGAGTCAGGTTCGGCGCTTCAAGCGGCGGCTGCTCGCCCCCCAGGAGCTGGCACTGTTCACGCGCCAGCTCGCCGGGCTTCTGGTATCCGGGCTGCCTCTGGAGCGCGCCCTGGCCGCGCTTGCCGAAGACGCCGACCGCGCCGAAGTCGGCCACATGATGTCGGCCATCAAGAGCGAAGTCGCTGGCGGGCATAGCCTGGCCATGGCGCTGTCGCAACATCCGCGCGAGTTTTCGCCGATCTACCGCGCGCTCATCGCGGCGGGGGAAGACAGCGGGAACCTCGGCACCGTGCTGGCCAGCCTGGCCGATTATCTGGAAAGCAGCCAGGCGCTGCGTGGCAAGCTCATTCAGGCCATGGCCTACCCGGCGATCGTGGTGGTGGTGGCCATCACGGTGGTCGTGCTGCTCCTGACGTATGTCGTCCCTCAGGTGGTGGGCGTCTTTCAGGGTGCGCACCAGAAACTTCCCATCCTCACCCGCGGCCTCATCGCCGTCAGCGATTTCCTGCGGCACTGGGGCTGGGGCATTGTGGTGCTTCTGGTGGCCGGTGGCGTGCTGGCGCAGCAAGCGCTCAAGTTGCCGGGCCCGCGCGCGGCACTCGACGGTTTTCTTTTGCGCAGTCCGCTGCTGGGGCGGCTGGTGCGCGGGCTGAACACGGCGCGCTTTGCCTCGACCCTGGCCATCCTCACAGCCGCCGGCGTCCCGATCCTGCGCGCCCTGCAGGCCGCGATCGACACCCTGTCGAACACTGTGCTGAAGGCCGACGCCCAAGAGGCGCTGGCACTGGTCCGCGAAGGGTCCACGCTGTCAGCCGCACTGGCCCTGCACAAGCGCTTCCCGCCAGTGCTCATCACGTTCATCCGCCTGGGTGAACAGACGGGCACGCTGCCACAAATGCTCGACCGCGCGGCCGAGCAGCACGGCCAGGAGGTGCAGCGCCGCGCCTTTACCCTGGTGACCATCCTCGAGCCCCTGCTCATCCTGGGCATGGGTGTGCTCGTGCTTGTCATCGTGATGGCGGTGATGCTGCCCATTATCCAGCTCAACAACCTGGTGAAGTGA
- a CDS encoding AMIN domain-containing protein: protein MHADTALNALIINAPQPVYQQLRGVIQQLDVRRAQVYVEALIAEVDANKAAQLGIQWQAIAGSAGNQNAIYGGSNFGTGGSNIINLQAGISAGGTAAGTAIANGTLAIPNGLNIGVLHNVAGLATLGLLANFLQTHDGANILSAPNLMTLDNEDAKIVVGQNVPFITGQYAQTGSTATVTPFQTVERKDVGLTLKVRPQITAGDTIKMDVYQEVSSIASTSNSAGIITNKRSIQTAVLVNDGQTIVLGGLMQDNVSENNSKIPGLGDIPGLGALFRSNSRQMQKTDLMVFLRPIIVRTEGEGNTISQRRYDNMQNLQTQSQLPWQLGMPDLPGPILPEITPLPGASTTPAAAGPMANQSPAVFQPATSQAPAQGENVLRSVQASTRAGLLTVQLDFAQPLAAAPAGFTIDQPASIVLDFPGVVSGLGRNAVSLEQGDLRSAKVVEAQGRSRVILNLRSPAPYTTSIEGTHLLVEVGKPNTPPSGANPGTATPPQN from the coding sequence GTGCACGCCGACACGGCCCTGAATGCGCTCATCATCAATGCACCGCAGCCCGTGTACCAACAGCTGCGCGGCGTCATCCAGCAGCTCGACGTGCGCCGGGCCCAGGTGTACGTCGAGGCCCTCATTGCCGAGGTGGACGCCAACAAGGCCGCGCAACTGGGCATTCAGTGGCAAGCCATCGCGGGAAGCGCAGGCAATCAGAATGCCATCTATGGGGGCAGCAATTTCGGCACCGGCGGCTCCAACATCATCAACCTGCAAGCAGGCATCTCCGCAGGGGGGACGGCTGCCGGCACGGCCATTGCCAATGGGACCCTTGCCATCCCCAACGGCCTGAACATCGGCGTACTGCACAACGTGGCGGGCTTGGCCACGCTGGGACTGCTGGCCAATTTCCTGCAAACCCACGATGGCGCCAACATCCTGTCGGCTCCGAACCTGATGACCCTCGACAACGAGGACGCCAAGATCGTCGTGGGCCAGAACGTGCCGTTCATCACAGGCCAATACGCGCAGACGGGATCCACCGCCACGGTCACGCCCTTTCAAACCGTCGAGCGCAAGGACGTGGGGCTGACGCTGAAGGTGCGCCCCCAGATCACGGCCGGCGACACGATCAAGATGGATGTTTACCAGGAAGTGTCGAGTATCGCCAGCACCAGCAATTCGGCGGGGATCATCACCAACAAACGATCGATCCAGACCGCAGTGCTGGTCAACGATGGCCAGACGATCGTGCTTGGCGGCCTCATGCAAGACAATGTCAGCGAGAACAACAGCAAGATTCCTGGCTTGGGTGACATTCCGGGCCTGGGTGCGCTGTTTCGGTCCAACTCGCGGCAAATGCAGAAGACCGACCTGATGGTCTTCCTGCGGCCCATCATCGTGCGCACGGAAGGCGAAGGCAACACCATCAGCCAGCGCCGCTACGACAACATGCAAAATCTGCAGACGCAGAGCCAGTTGCCGTGGCAGCTGGGCATGCCCGACCTGCCTGGGCCCATCCTGCCCGAAATCACCCCGCTTCCAGGGGCAAGCACGACGCCGGCGGCCGCCGGCCCGATGGCCAACCAATCCCCTGCGGTCTTCCAGCCCGCGACCAGCCAGGCCCCTGCCCAGGGCGAAAATGTGCTGCGATCGGTGCAGGCCAGCACGCGTGCTGGCCTGCTCACCGTGCAACTCGACTTCGCGCAACCCCTGGCGGCGGCGCCAGCCGGCTTCACCATCGACCAGCCTGCGAGCATCGTGCTGGACTTTCCCGGTGTGGTCTCCGGCCTGGGCCGCAATGCAGTCAGCCTTGAACAAGGCGACTTGCGCTCGGCCAAGGTCGTGGAAGCGCAGGGCCGCTCACGCGTGATCCTCAATCTGCGCAGTCCGGCTCCCTACACCACAAGCATCGAAGGCACGCACCTTCTGGTGGAAGTGGGCAAGCCGAACACGCCACCGTCCGGCGCGAATCCTGGCACGGCCACGCCGCCACAGAACTGA